One Coccinella septempunctata chromosome 8, icCocSept1.1, whole genome shotgun sequence genomic window carries:
- the LOC123318344 gene encoding uncharacterized protein LOC123318344 produces the protein MTRKLVEEYKKWGLEVNVKKTESMCIGGTPQNITLEDGTQISHCTEYRYLGMKLTHDGTLDAAIKDRNVQGRKAISMMNGILWDQSISKSNKHRIYNTILKSIVTYGSEVWQMKQRSEKMLLATEMDFWQRSAGISRRDRVRNERVREIMGSKHTITDDIKTKQLIWYGHVQRMPDNRLPKQILTWTPRGRRRRGRPRKSWREGIEKEMEERELPENLWLNREEWRLGVGKRRRTL, from the coding sequence ATGACGAGAAAATTAGTAGAGGAATACAAGAAATGGGGCCTCGAAGTGAACGTTAAAAAGACGGAATCTATGTGTATTGGAGGGACACCACAGAACATCACATTAGAGGATGGAACACAAATTTCTCATTGCACCGAATATAGATACCTTGGTATGAAGCTGACGCATGATGGGACACTGGACGCTGCTATAAAGGACAGAAATGTTCAAGGGAGAAAGGCGATATCCATGATGAATGGCATCCTGTGGGATCAATCAATATCCAAAAGCAACAAACATCGCATATACAATACCATACTAAAGAGCATAGTGACTTATGGAAGCGAGGTCTGGCAAATGAAACAAAGATCTGAAAAGATGTTGCTGGCAACAGAAATGGATTTCTGGCAACGATCTGCGGGCATATCTAGAAGGGATCGTGTGCGAAATGAAAGAGTTCGAGAGATAATGGGATCAAAACATACCATAACTGATGACATAAAGACGAAGCAATTGATATGGTATGGCCACGTACAGAGGATGCCTGATAACAGATTACCCAAACAGATTTTAACATGGACGCCACGAGGCAGAAGGAGAAGAGGTCGACCAAGGAAGAGCTGGAGAGAGGGGATCGAGAAGGAAATGGAGGAAAGAGAGCTCCCCGAAAACCTATGGTTGAATAGAGAGGAATGGCGGTTAGGAGTCGGAAAGCGTCGGAGAACGCTCTAa